The window AAAGATAAGGAGACATCACCTTTGATCTTAATACAAATAAGTAACTAAAAAGACTAACATATAAAATCAAAGGAACGGCACATTACTATCTTCCTCTTCCTCGCTCTCATCATGTCCTTCTTCATTACCATGAACACTACATTGAACTTCACCGTCTACATACACAACCACACCATCAAGTGGACAGATTCTATCACCATAACCCTCCAAACGCTGGTTAAACAACATATCCGAATGTTCACGATTACTCAAAGCTAAATCTCTATCATAATCTCTTTCTATAATTTGTAGATTATATAAACAAACTTCCTCTTTTAATTGCTCTTGTAGCCCAACAAACATTGGACTAGCAACCGCAGCCCATATTCCTATAATAACCACAACACAAAGCACTCAATTAAAGTTAAACCTCTAGAATTACACCACTTACTTTTTTCCATAATAGTACCGCCTCTCGATTAGTTGGTTTGATGAACAATCTCAAGGCGGTATAAACATCCAACTATTATTTAAAAATCTCTTTAGCTTGTAGAGCTTATCTATTTCTATCAAAAGCTCGAAGAGCTCAACTTTTCTTAACCTCCAAGCTCGCAAGAGCTCCAAAATCTTCCCTCAACAACTCTACCTAACCCTCTCCATCTCCAAAAGAGCCTCCAGGTAATCCAATAACTCTTCTCTTAACTCAGGATTCTTTATCGCAAACTCCACCGTAGTCTTAACAAACCCCATCTTCTCCCCAACATCATACCGCGTACCCTCAAAATCATAAGCAAACACACGCTGAATTCCGTTAAGTTTTTGAATCGCATCCGTTAACTGAATCTCCCCACCAGCACCAATCTCCTGCTGCTCCAAGAACATAAAGATCTCAGGTGTTAAGATATAACGGCCCATAATCGCAAGATTAGAAGGAGCAGTACCCCGCTCAGGCTTCTCCACAAACTGATTCACGCTATATCGACGTCCGATCTTCGTAATAGGATCCACAATCCCATAACGATGAGTCTCCTCATCAGGCACCGTCTGCACCCCAATAACAGAAGCTCTAGTCTCTTCATATTGATCAATCAACTGCTTCAAACAAGGAGTATCCGCCTGAACAATATCATCCCCAAGCAATACAGCAAACGGCTCATCCCCAATAAACTTACGCGCACACCAAATCGCATGACCTAATCCCTTAGGCTCCTTCTGACGAATATAATGAATATCCACCATATTAGAAGAATACTGAACCTTCTCTAACAAATCCGTCTTCCCTTTCAAAGACAAGCTTTGCTCAAGCTCAAACGCATGATCAAAATGATCCTCAATCGCACGTTTCCCTTTACCAGTCACAATGATAATATCCTCAATACCAGACTTAACAGCCTCTTCAACGATATACTGTATCGTTGGCTTATCAACTATAGGCAACATCTCTTTCGGCATAGCCTTCGTAGCCGGAAGGAACCTTGTTCCTAATCCCGCAGCTGGAATAATAGCTTTCCTAACCTTCTTCATAAGCTCCTCCTACATACCTGTCAATACCTTATTTTTCAGAGAACGAAGTTCTCACATCTTTTAATGTCCAAAGAACGGAGTTCTCTCTTGCGCACTTATCAGATTGAGAACCAATTTCTCCCAAAACTCCCAACTCAACCACTAACCAAACCATACCCCACTTCATCCATTCGACCATTAGCCACCGCAAGCAAATACGCCCTCATCTCATCCACACTCATCTTCTCAAAGCCACTAACAAACGTGTGAACAATACTTGGATCCACCAAAACCGCTTTCCCAATATGAATCTTCGGAAAAACCTGCTCAGTATGTACTTCGTTATCATTCAACAGCTCTTCATACATCTTCTCACCAGGACGAATCCCACTATAAGCAATTCCAATCTCCTCAATACTAAATCCAGATAATTTAATAAGGTTTTTCGCCAAATCCACAATCTTCACCGGCTCACCCATATCAAGCACAAAAATCTCGCCACCTCGAGCCAACACACTAGCCTGAATCACTAACCTAGAAGCTTCCGGAATCGTCATAAAATACCTAGTCATATCCTGATGCGTAACCGTCACCGGTCCACCAGCTTTAATCTGCTTCGTAAACAAAGGAATCACACTACCACGACTACCCAGCACATTCCCAAACCGAACCGCCACAAACCTTGTGTTACTAACACGGTCAATCTCCTGAATGACAAGTTCTGCAAAGCGCTTCGTCGCACCCATCACATTCGTCGGATTAACAGCCTTATCAGATGAAACCAAGACAAATGTCCCAACACCGAAGGTGTCCGCCGCCTCTGCCACATTCTTCGTCCCAAAGACATTATTCTTCACGGCTTCTTCAGGATTACGCTCCATCAACGGAACATGCTTATGAGCAGCCGCATGATACACAAAATCCGGCTTATGCTTATCCATCACTGAGAAGATTTTATTACGATCCTGAATATCTGCAATTTCTGTGACTATTTCTACTTTTGTATGTGGAAATAGCGATAATAAGTCCATTTCGATAGAATAAATACTGTTCTCACCATGTCCGAGTAAAACCAACTTTTGCGGTTCAAATCGCATCACTTGACGACAAATCTCTGAACCAATCGATCCACCAGCACCTGTTACTAAAACCACTTTATTTGTAATGTTTTCTGAAATCCTCGCCGTATCCAATTCAACTGGCTCTCTTCCAAGTAAATCCTCAACCTGAACATCGCGGAAGTTTTTCACCGATACTCTTCCAATCATCAAATCCTCAA of the Bacillus mesophilus genome contains:
- a CDS encoding type II secretion system protein; this encodes MVIIGIWAAVASPMFVGLQEQLKEEVCLYNLQIIERDYDRDLALSNREHSDMLFNQRLEGYGDRICPLDGVVVYVDGEVQCSVHGNEEGHDESEEEEDSNVPFL
- the galU gene encoding UTP--glucose-1-phosphate uridylyltransferase GalU; amino-acid sequence: MKKVRKAIIPAAGLGTRFLPATKAMPKEMLPIVDKPTIQYIVEEAVKSGIEDIIIVTGKGKRAIEDHFDHAFELEQSLSLKGKTDLLEKVQYSSNMVDIHYIRQKEPKGLGHAIWCARKFIGDEPFAVLLGDDIVQADTPCLKQLIDQYEETRASVIGVQTVPDEETHRYGIVDPITKIGRRYSVNQFVEKPERGTAPSNLAIMGRYILTPEIFMFLEQQEIGAGGEIQLTDAIQKLNGIQRVFAYDFEGTRYDVGEKMGFVKTTVEFAIKNPELREELLDYLEALLEMERVR
- a CDS encoding polysaccharide biosynthesis protein, with the protein product MSYINRLTFFIILDSMIVITAIYISYFIIHPNLAIFSIPSLLVSAITLLVGHHMFASIYHLYKKAWEYASVPEMIAITKAVTLSIILAAAVQLIIHSDLYFRALLITWMLHILLIGGSRFSWRMYRGRYVRATKEKKRTLIVGAGAAGQMVVRQLLQNHDADLEPVAFIDDDLKKHRLHILGIPVLGGADCIEKVVTDLQIDNIVIAIPSLSKKELNVIFQGCRNTKAKTQMIPMIEDLMIGRVSVKNFRDVQVEDLLGREPVELDTARISENITNKVVLVTGAGGSIGSEICRQVMRFEPQKLVLLGHGENSIYSIEMDLLSLFPHTKVEIVTEIADIQDRNKIFSVMDKHKPDFVYHAAAHKHVPLMERNPEEAVKNNVFGTKNVAEAADTFGVGTFVLVSSDKAVNPTNVMGATKRFAELVIQEIDRVSNTRFVAVRFGNVLGSRGSVIPLFTKQIKAGGPVTVTHQDMTRYFMTIPEASRLVIQASVLARGGEIFVLDMGEPVKIVDLAKNLIKLSGFSIEEIGIAYSGIRPGEKMYEELLNDNEVHTEQVFPKIHIGKAVLVDPSIVHTFVSGFEKMSVDEMRAYLLAVANGRMDEVGYGLVSG